In Candidatus Babeliales bacterium, the following proteins share a genomic window:
- a CDS encoding family 1 glycosylhydrolase, with the protein MSKRIITIDIASAISLMMTLSINAYELRWDWNKINHYDISFPGNFLWGCADSALQTEGLETANSSMVENSWTLFENEIAIPVERRAGKACHRWTKYEEDIQLIKNIGMNSHRFSIEWSKLEPEEGIYDHAAMQHYCDMIDQMLAQNITPMITLFHHTYPVWFAKKGAFEYKQNNFHFVRFALYVFRHLHRKVPLWITMNEPVGYAIEGYYRGVYPPGKKSLKLAGKVAKNLLNAHVSIYKEFKKIDRRPQIGLSHIFNPLDAHSKWNPLEQVAARSFDYLVNKVTVNFFQSGTFDWAYLVRGYNKDAKQALDFFGINYYTHTTIKQMNLLSLKPQHRFDEVLLDHAIDGRVCKVLYPEGLYRSIKNAAKLKVPLYITENGTAATDPALRDDYIKKHLYVISRALQEGFDVRGYFFWTLMDCFCWRKGFTDKHGIYQVNFETQERTLRPGCEYLIETARRFKNS; encoded by the coding sequence GTGTCAAAAAGAATTATAACAATTGATATCGCATCCGCGATTTCGCTCATGATGACATTATCGATCAATGCATACGAACTACGTTGGGATTGGAACAAGATTAACCATTACGATATTTCGTTTCCAGGAAATTTTTTATGGGGATGCGCCGACTCTGCCTTACAAACTGAAGGGCTTGAAACTGCCAACAGCAGTATGGTGGAAAACAGTTGGACACTTTTTGAAAATGAGATAGCTATCCCAGTAGAACGGAGAGCTGGCAAAGCATGCCACCGCTGGACAAAATATGAAGAGGATATTCAGCTTATAAAAAATATTGGTATGAACTCCCACCGATTTTCAATTGAATGGAGTAAATTAGAACCAGAAGAAGGGATTTATGATCACGCCGCGATGCAACATTATTGCGATATGATCGATCAAATGCTTGCTCAAAATATTACGCCGATGATTACCCTTTTTCATCACACTTATCCCGTTTGGTTTGCAAAAAAAGGTGCATTTGAGTACAAACAAAATAATTTTCACTTTGTTCGTTTTGCGTTATATGTTTTCCGCCATTTGCACAGAAAAGTTCCGCTTTGGATCACGATGAATGAACCGGTTGGTTATGCTATCGAAGGATATTATCGTGGTGTGTACCCACCAGGAAAAAAAAGTTTAAAACTTGCTGGTAAAGTTGCAAAAAATTTATTGAATGCCCACGTTTCCATTTACAAAGAATTTAAAAAAATTGATAGGCGGCCTCAAATCGGCCTTTCTCATATTTTTAATCCACTCGACGCGCATTCTAAATGGAACCCGCTTGAACAAGTAGCGGCCCGGTCCTTTGATTATTTAGTAAATAAGGTAACGGTTAATTTCTTTCAAAGCGGCACCTTCGATTGGGCCTATTTAGTGCGTGGCTATAACAAAGACGCAAAACAGGCGCTCGATTTTTTTGGTATTAATTATTATACACACACCACGATCAAACAAATGAATTTACTATCACTTAAGCCCCAGCACCGGTTCGATGAAGTTCTTCTCGATCATGCAATCGATGGTCGTGTATGCAAAGTTCTTTATCCCGAAGGTCTTTACCGTTCGATTAAAAATGCTGCAAAACTTAAGGTTCCACTTTATATTACCGAAAATGGAACCGCCGCAACCGACCCTGCACTGCGTGATGATTATATAAAAAAACATTTATACGTAATCTCTCGCGCATTACAAGAAGGATTTGATGTTCGCGGTTATTTTTTTTGGACACTCATGGATTGTTTTTGTTGGCGCAAAGGTTTTACCGATAAACATGGTATTTACCAAGTAAATTTTGAAACGCAAGAACGCACCTTGCGTCCTGGATGTGAATATTTGATTGAGACGGCCAGAAGATTCAAAAATAGTTAA
- the mreC gene encoding rod shape-determining protein MreC — protein sequence MSFRGRLMLLFLGGCILFFLTRMIMPLSSWQTVNSISSVLVYPFLKIQSLIVAPFRSLSQKKWALHELQAQVDELQQEREALISKLVQLEGSLRFAHDTKPLSEFMEQYAMQDAKVAHVIMSHISDQEHYILVDAGSVKGIQPGMVALYQNNLVGRVDTVTPFYSKIVLITDRSCKVAVWCGAKQARGIHEGINKLDVSILTHMNHLDAIAKDDLVLSSGEGVVFPQGFALGKVAHCSSDGVYQKVMVEPLIPFEKLTYCLLVQKGGN from the coding sequence ATGAGTTTTCGCGGTCGCTTGATGTTGTTATTTCTTGGGGGATGCATTCTTTTTTTTCTAACGCGAATGATAATGCCACTTAGTTCATGGCAAACGGTGAACTCCATTTCATCGGTTCTTGTTTATCCTTTTTTAAAAATTCAATCGTTAATAGTCGCGCCATTTCGCTCACTCAGTCAAAAAAAATGGGCATTGCACGAATTGCAAGCGCAAGTAGATGAACTTCAGCAAGAGCGAGAGGCGCTTATTTCAAAACTCGTTCAACTAGAGGGATCGTTGCGCTTTGCACATGATACCAAGCCGCTCAGCGAATTCATGGAGCAATACGCGATGCAGGATGCCAAAGTTGCGCATGTGATTATGTCTCACATTTCGGATCAAGAACATTATATACTCGTTGATGCGGGTTCTGTAAAAGGTATACAGCCAGGAATGGTTGCTCTCTATCAGAATAATCTGGTTGGCCGTGTTGATACGGTGACCCCATTTTATAGCAAGATTGTGCTCATAACCGATCGTTCATGCAAAGTTGCCGTTTGGTGCGGCGCTAAGCAAGCGCGTGGCATACACGAAGGCATTAATAAACTCGATGTTTCAATCCTCACGCACATGAACCATTTAGATGCAATAGCAAAAGATGATCTCGTGCTTTCTAGTGGCGAAGGGGTTGTATTTCCGCAGGGGTTTGCACTCGGCAAAGTTGCCCATTGTTCATCCGATGGTGTTTACCAAAAAGTCATGGTAGAGCCACTTATTCCTTTTGAAAAACTTACCTATTGTCTTTTGGTGCAAAAAGGTGGCAACTAA
- a CDS encoding PD-(D/E)XK nuclease family protein, whose translation MSGIILTNTDPEADYKALVEKNSNILIKQGLSIEQTIDKHEDGSVKITLVLAHSQSGQYRTSQIVLPKEKNKNPLEQNSPQVFLFRRILHEMLIGVASSNDATEAELFGPKRKHKEISKPYDQTADFIEFEFFDHTGKKFISKQDRRQFERSVYGITSEEEAAATFEVPIRRELSWSDIKIFMDCKRCFFNAKKLGVRRPVIDAEAFAITKGIDSLLKKEFDKFRAQGNAHPVMPDDPILKPLRHKKLKKWQTGWSEQDRKKYGIQFQNVWENCLVSGAVDDIWINDKKELAIVEHKTIAIPVVYPDFSNIQYLKEYKKQVEFYAWILKKNNYAVSSTSYLLFCNAVVNKESFNWNLEFEPHLLAHQIDDSWVQKTIDDALKCLQEDDQPIASAKCKSCKYFSELTMHTKQFASKQSSLRE comes from the coding sequence TTGTCGGGCATTATTTTAACAAATACAGATCCTGAGGCTGACTATAAGGCTTTGGTAGAGAAAAATTCCAATATTTTAATTAAACAGGGACTTTCTATAGAACAAACGATTGATAAGCATGAAGATGGATCGGTTAAGATAACGTTAGTGCTTGCGCATAGCCAGTCCGGCCAATATCGGACATCTCAAATAGTTTTACCGAAAGAAAAAAATAAAAATCCTTTAGAGCAAAATTCTCCACAAGTCTTTTTATTTCGTAGAATTTTACACGAGATGTTAATTGGAGTTGCATCGTCGAATGATGCGACGGAGGCAGAATTATTTGGTCCAAAGAGAAAGCATAAAGAAATTTCCAAGCCTTATGATCAAACGGCAGACTTTATAGAATTTGAGTTTTTTGATCACACTGGGAAAAAATTTATTAGTAAGCAAGACAGAAGGCAGTTTGAACGATCGGTTTATGGGATCACATCAGAAGAAGAAGCTGCTGCCACCTTTGAGGTGCCAATTCGTAGAGAATTGAGCTGGTCGGATATAAAAATATTTATGGACTGTAAACGATGTTTTTTCAATGCCAAAAAATTAGGAGTTAGGCGACCTGTCATCGATGCAGAAGCGTTCGCAATAACAAAAGGTATTGATTCTCTTTTGAAAAAAGAATTTGATAAGTTCCGTGCGCAAGGCAATGCTCATCCTGTTATGCCAGATGACCCGATTCTTAAGCCTTTGCGACATAAAAAATTAAAGAAATGGCAAACGGGTTGGTCCGAGCAAGATAGAAAGAAATATGGTATTCAATTTCAAAATGTTTGGGAGAATTGCCTTGTAAGTGGCGCGGTAGATGATATATGGATCAACGATAAGAAAGAACTAGCGATTGTAGAGCATAAAACAATTGCTATTCCTGTCGTTTACCCTGACTTCAGCAACATTCAATACCTTAAAGAATATAAAAAGCAGGTTGAGTTTTACGCTTGGATATTAAAAAAAAATAACTATGCAGTTTCCTCAACTAGCTATTTGCTTTTCTGTAACGCTGTCGTTAACAAAGAATCATTCAATTGGAATCTTGAATTTGAACCACATCTACTTGCGCATCAAATTGATGATTCATGGGTTCAAAAGACAATCGATGACGCTTTGAAATGCTTACAAGAAGACGATCAGCCTATAGCGAGTGCCAAATGCAAATCATGTAAATATTTTAGTGAGTTAACTATGCATACGAAACAATTTGCATCAAAGCAAAGCTCTCTAAGAGAATAA
- a CDS encoding LAGLIDADG family homing endonuclease — protein sequence MSKSSSQQQASQKNAKLTHYTNAMNNKIKLAYFAGALDGDGSFSLIKGTSHSSVSPLYYPMIQFANANQDIVNVFRSEFGGSKSTRQQYIAKNGSARLASYQWKLEKSTKCLPFLEGVIPYLIVKHKRAVHLRTYIINNPFVRGSNRLSDTLLARREKAFLKMKFYNERPVVEGELLNELKRKDSNGKLFWSYVAGLMDTDGSFSLKKENRKTGSSKSPVYTPTILLTMTDCSAIYHIMNNFNGGNMCKVIAKKATQGFAFRFSITSRKNAIRFLEKCIPYLFLKKHIAQELHIYCSSVKNMNGDHQGVQEQLLLRDMFYRKIKELNNGVYKASMIGPEAK from the coding sequence ATGAGCAAATCATCGTCTCAACAACAAGCATCTCAAAAAAATGCTAAGTTGACCCATTATACAAATGCCATGAATAATAAAATTAAATTGGCATACTTTGCAGGTGCGCTTGATGGGGACGGAAGTTTTTCTTTAATTAAAGGAACGTCTCACTCTTCGGTATCTCCTCTGTATTATCCAATGATTCAATTCGCTAATGCGAATCAGGATATAGTTAATGTTTTTCGGTCCGAGTTCGGCGGCAGTAAAAGTACTCGCCAGCAATATATAGCAAAAAATGGTTCAGCAAGATTAGCTTCTTATCAATGGAAGCTGGAAAAAAGCACGAAGTGTTTACCATTTCTTGAAGGAGTTATTCCATATTTGATTGTCAAACACAAAAGAGCTGTTCATTTACGCACTTATATTATCAATAATCCATTTGTTCGTGGAAGTAACAGATTATCTGATACATTATTAGCAAGAAGAGAAAAGGCCTTTTTGAAGATGAAATTCTATAATGAAAGACCCGTCGTAGAAGGTGAGCTCCTTAATGAATTAAAACGTAAAGATTCAAATGGCAAGCTGTTTTGGTCATATGTTGCGGGTTTAATGGATACTGATGGCTCATTTTCTCTTAAAAAAGAGAATAGAAAAACTGGATCATCCAAAAGCCCGGTTTATACACCTACTATTTTATTAACTATGACTGACTGCTCTGCTATCTATCATATTATGAATAATTTTAATGGAGGTAACATGTGCAAAGTTATAGCTAAAAAAGCAACACAGGGCTTTGCTTTTCGATTTAGCATAACTTCGAGAAAAAATGCGATCCGATTTTTAGAAAAATGTATCCCTTATCTATTCTTGAAAAAACATATTGCCCAGGAACTTCATATTTATTGCTCTAGTGTTAAAAATATGAATGGTGATCATCAAGGTGTGCAAGAACAACTACTATTAAGAGACATGTTCTATCGCAAAATTAAAGAGTTAAACAATGGCGTTTATAAAGCTTCTATGATAGGGCCCGAAGCAAAATAA
- a CDS encoding aminoglycoside phosphotransferase family protein, producing the protein MIEKPSPANQCIIDCLNNYYGIEAVNIIPLPLGADIDASVYKVQSPDHLSYFVKLKRGHNQDIGVTIQLRLHNAGIQEIISPIKTNHDQATRHIDNFTLTVYPFIEGQDGFVSNLTDQQWITLGKALRQIHEFEIPPLIKDQLKREVYSSKWRKSVRAIFEHIDNDPIADQIAVKLIIFMKEHREAIERLVDRAEQLAQKIQKQSPEFVLCHSDIHAGNVLIAKNGALYIVDWDAPIMAPKERDLMFIGGGVGYVWNNTREEELFYKGYGKTEINMAILTYYRHERIVEDIALYAQELLLTNHGGKERPVMYKQFVGMFEPNGVVDIAFTSDKNL; encoded by the coding sequence ATGATAGAAAAACCATCACCGGCAAACCAATGCATTATTGATTGCCTCAACAATTATTATGGCATCGAAGCTGTTAACATAATACCTCTCCCCTTAGGTGCCGATATCGATGCATCTGTATATAAAGTTCAGTCGCCCGATCACTTATCTTATTTCGTAAAGTTAAAGCGAGGCCATAATCAAGATATAGGTGTTACTATTCAACTACGGCTTCACAACGCTGGAATTCAAGAGATTATCTCCCCAATCAAAACTAATCATGATCAAGCAACTCGCCATATCGATAATTTTACACTCACTGTATACCCATTTATCGAAGGCCAAGACGGATTTGTCAGCAATTTAACCGATCAACAATGGATCACGCTCGGAAAAGCGTTACGTCAAATTCATGAATTTGAAATCCCACCATTAATCAAAGATCAGCTAAAGCGTGAAGTATATTCATCAAAATGGCGCAAATCTGTCCGTGCAATCTTTGAGCATATTGATAATGACCCAATCGCCGACCAGATAGCCGTGAAATTAATAATATTTATGAAAGAACATAGAGAAGCTATTGAACGCTTAGTAGACCGAGCAGAGCAATTAGCTCAAAAGATACAAAAGCAATCCCCTGAATTTGTACTTTGCCATTCAGACATTCATGCTGGCAATGTATTGATCGCAAAAAATGGCGCTCTCTACATAGTTGATTGGGATGCGCCGATTATGGCGCCAAAAGAACGCGATCTTATGTTTATCGGAGGAGGGGTCGGCTATGTTTGGAATAATACTCGCGAAGAAGAGCTTTTTTATAAAGGTTATGGAAAAACAGAAATCAATATGGCAATTCTAACCTATTACCGGCATGAACGAATCGTTGAAGATATTGCACTTTATGCTCAGGAATTACTCTTAACGAACCATGGTGGTAAAGAGAGACCAGTTATGTATAAACAATTTGTTGGTATGTTTGAACCCAATGGAGTTGTGGACATCGCTTTCACTTCGGATAAAAATTTATAA
- a CDS encoding DUF1622 domain-containing protein codes for MIFFDSVLLYIKDFIAAIGVVVITIGAVRSVYQLFQLGDRKKNIDANQIRLQFGNSVILGLEFMVGADIVGSLVQPDYYNLGLLAILVLIRTILSYFLNIELEALTPQQRQALK; via the coding sequence ATGATATTTTTTGATTCGGTATTATTGTACATCAAAGATTTTATCGCAGCCATCGGCGTCGTAGTAATCACTATTGGGGCAGTGCGCTCTGTTTATCAATTGTTTCAATTAGGCGATCGCAAAAAAAATATTGATGCCAACCAAATTCGTTTGCAATTTGGCAACAGCGTGATTCTTGGGCTTGAATTTATGGTGGGGGCAGATATTGTCGGCTCATTAGTGCAACCAGATTATTATAATTTAGGTTTGCTCGCGATTTTGGTACTTATTAGAACAATTCTCAGTTATTTTTTGAATATAGAACTTGAAGCATTAACGCCCCAGCAGCGCCAAGCGCTTAAATAG
- a CDS encoding methyltransferase domain-containing protein, protein MRRLSHSSAKPSLYDKESKTYDAFNEENSKTINESIEKLLRKYKRKSVLDLTCGTGSQVFWLAKKGYEVIGADINSKMLKIAKSKAKQQKLEIEFFKSDMRTANIGKFDAVITIFNAVGHLTKSDFEQTIRTVSNNLQPDGLYIFDIFNAQYFQKDNNITKLTIDWQKKDRNSTSRIIQYSTINESGVLSSFTTEILQKNSEPLKVRKYAITLQIYSSDELKEMLHRNGFKVIKKCAIDGSRFDENKTDRILMVAKKI, encoded by the coding sequence ATGCGCCGTTTATCACATTCCAGTGCAAAACCGTCACTTTATGATAAAGAATCTAAAACATACGATGCTTTCAATGAAGAGAATTCCAAAACAATAAATGAGTCGATTGAGAAATTGCTTAGAAAATACAAAAGAAAATCGGTGCTTGATTTAACGTGTGGCACTGGATCACAAGTTTTTTGGCTTGCAAAGAAAGGATACGAGGTTATTGGAGCAGATATAAACTCAAAAATGCTGAAAATTGCAAAAAGCAAAGCAAAACAACAAAAATTAGAGATAGAATTTTTCAAAAGCGATATGCGAACAGCGAATATCGGTAAATTTGACGCCGTTATCACGATATTTAACGCAGTAGGCCACCTTACAAAAAGCGATTTTGAACAAACAATACGCACTGTAAGCAACAATTTACAGCCTGACGGCTTATATATATTTGATATATTCAATGCACAGTACTTCCAGAAAGACAATAACATCACCAAGCTGACAATTGATTGGCAAAAAAAAGATCGCAACTCAACATCACGAATTATTCAATATAGTACGATAAATGAATCCGGCGTTTTATCTTCTTTTACAACTGAAATCCTTCAAAAAAATTCCGAACCTCTGAAGGTACGAAAGTACGCCATCACTCTTCAAATTTATTCATCTGATGAACTCAAAGAAATGCTGCATAGAAACGGTTTCAAAGTGATAAAAAAATGCGCAATTGACGGGTCAAGATTTGACGAAAATAAAACTGATAGAATTCTTATGGTAGCAAAAAAAATCTGA
- a CDS encoding YncE family protein — MRAKIQKYFFLSFLFLISPIHAKYISPDRLLATVPVGVTPAGLAITPDNKFAYVADNNNYTFTGQDAVSVINLETFLLQDTIFSATFNQPYTITINAAGTKAYVTNSNSTTVSIIDIASNTDIGMITGFDGPSGFVITPNGRTAYVNNYGGPEGVGSGNGNTVSVVSLDTNTIIQTITLNPVPPAAAPAALAISPDGRFVYTVNYVDGNIGTGTMSIIDTTTNTVIGTIPGFSGPFYIALTANGKFAYVTNFGSNNFFPFGTTVSVVDLTKNSIIVTIKVGIQPSGIAISPNGRYAYVTNYNTLYAGSSFTDLTAGQGTVNIIDIETNTLIPPTLDVGQSPNAIAISSDGRLACVSNYTSNTVTILDILERMWLK; from the coding sequence ATGAGAGCAAAAATCCAAAAATATTTTTTTCTAAGTTTTCTATTTCTTATTTCACCGATACATGCAAAATATATTTCCCCAGATCGTCTTTTAGCAACGGTGCCTGTAGGTGTAACTCCTGCGGGGCTTGCAATCACTCCGGATAATAAGTTTGCCTACGTTGCGGATAATAATAATTATACGTTTACCGGGCAAGATGCGGTCAGCGTTATCAATTTAGAAACTTTTTTACTTCAAGATACTATTTTCAGTGCTACGTTCAATCAACCGTATACGATTACCATCAATGCAGCTGGAACAAAAGCATATGTTACCAATAGTAATAGCACCACGGTGAGCATTATTGATATTGCATCAAATACTGATATCGGAATGATAACCGGTTTTGATGGGCCATCCGGATTTGTCATCACCCCGAACGGGAGAACCGCTTATGTTAATAATTATGGTGGGCCTGAGGGAGTTGGCAGTGGCAATGGAAATACGGTCAGCGTTGTAAGTTTAGATACAAATACTATTATTCAGACGATTACCTTGAATCCTGTACCGCCTGCTGCAGCTCCTGCAGCATTGGCAATAAGCCCCGATGGAAGATTTGTGTATACGGTAAATTATGTTGATGGCAATATCGGCACCGGCACGATGAGTATTATAGACACGACAACTAATACTGTTATTGGAACGATTCCAGGCTTTTCTGGGCCGTTTTATATCGCACTAACGGCCAACGGTAAGTTCGCTTATGTAACAAATTTTGGCAGCAATAATTTTTTCCCGTTTGGCACAACGGTGAGCGTTGTTGATTTAACTAAAAATTCGATCATCGTTACCATAAAAGTTGGAATACAACCATCGGGAATTGCCATTAGCCCAAACGGTCGTTACGCATACGTTACAAATTATAATACGCTTTATGCAGGCTCAAGTTTTACCGATTTAACTGCTGGGCAGGGCACCGTTAATATTATTGATATAGAAACTAACACGTTAATTCCTCCGACGTTAGACGTGGGGCAATCGCCCAACGCGATTGCAATATCTTCTGATGGTAGACTTGCATGCGTTTCAAACTACACATCAAATACGGTTACCATCTTAGATATTCTTGAGAGAATGTGGTTAAAATAA
- a CDS encoding M15 family metallopeptidase, with amino-acid sequence MVFFKPKKSFLYLALSCLVGFASCFTMVQTNVRPKEFVYLHDVDPTIQVSLRYLSDENFVGKTLAGYMKSVVILTKQAADALKKVQEDVRKDGYSLVVYDAYRPQRAVDHFIEWGMDVHSQVTKSRYYPRISKGDVFECGYVGGPSSHSRGSTVDLTLIKTDKKLHEVREKQRTLLDGFTITILDDGTLDMGSSFDLFDKASHYENDLIEPEFKERRAYLKKAMEKHGFENYADEWWHFTLVNEPFPADNPESYFNFPVE; translated from the coding sequence ATGGTTTTCTTCAAACCAAAAAAATCTTTTTTGTATTTAGCGTTAAGTTGTTTAGTTGGATTTGCTTCCTGTTTTACCATGGTGCAAACAAATGTCCGGCCAAAAGAATTTGTTTATTTGCACGATGTGGATCCAACTATTCAAGTTTCTTTGCGCTACCTTTCTGATGAAAACTTTGTAGGGAAAACGCTTGCTGGCTATATGAAGTCTGTCGTGATTCTCACAAAACAAGCTGCTGATGCTTTAAAAAAAGTTCAAGAAGACGTGAGGAAGGATGGCTATAGTTTAGTAGTTTACGATGCGTATCGCCCTCAGCGAGCGGTTGATCATTTTATTGAATGGGGCATGGATGTTCATTCTCAGGTGACAAAATCTCGGTACTACCCCCGAATAAGTAAAGGGGATGTTTTCGAATGTGGATACGTCGGAGGTCCTTCAAGTCACAGCAGAGGCAGCACGGTCGATCTAACTTTGATAAAAACTGATAAAAAGCTTCATGAGGTCAGAGAAAAACAAAGGACTTTACTAGATGGTTTTACCATAACAATCCTAGATGACGGTACCCTCGATATGGGCTCATCATTCGATTTATTTGATAAAGCTTCTCATTATGAAAATGATCTTATCGAGCCCGAATTTAAGGAACGCAGAGCTTATTTAAAAAAAGCTATGGAAAAGCACGGTTTTGAAAACTATGCGGATGAATGGTGGCATTTTACTTTGGTGAATGAGCCATTTCCTGCAGATAACCCTGAAAGCTATTTCAATTTTCCTGTCGAGTAA